The following proteins are encoded in a genomic region of Asterias amurensis chromosome 5, ASM3211899v1:
- the LOC139937364 gene encoding organic cation transporter protein-like, translating into MDVDTGLGIVGNFGWLQAIVFLANGLAFSISAMQLTSMPFTIDQSIDFYCNPPPGFTANQTTPLIYKDGGYVRDGCNVYGVSNGTLTDDIMKCQNGWKYMAEHGETSSVTDLNLVCDSSVLASLLMSLQFVGVALGSVVMGQAGDTFGRRLVAMVSTAFIALFGTVISFTWNVYLMAVLRFCLGFVLPGCLIGCYVRMIEMFTTEKRLLGHVLAQNFWAVGILLIAMFAFLIPNWRHLQLIISLGILPFGPLLWYSYESLRWLVQKDRLQEAGAILERIAKSKNIHYPPGFQLTRKPQKNINHDSESNLSDSGEEVEAMAKSLDEKRAPFKKYNVLDLFRTRVLMKNTLIIFLCWFVMDAVYYALLFYSTLLAGNKYLNFFLMALAETPVYFIDFFIVRRFGRKRPLVFFFFASGVACFLVAFLPFETASGTNLTTLIVASAMVGKFYSSATFELTILVGAEVFPTVLRYIGTGSAATIGRVGAIVAPFVVYLKEVVYFLPMTILGASTLVVCVCVTMLPETKGKPLPETYEDSSKEPRV; encoded by the exons ATGGATGTGGATACCGGTTTAGGCATTGTGGGGAACTTTGGATGGCTTCAAGCGATTGTTTTCCTTGCAAATGGCCTGGCATTTTCCATATCCGCCATGCAATTGACATCGATGCCATTCACAATCGACCAATCAATAGACTTCTACTGTAATCCACCGCCAGGCTTCACAGCCAATCAGACGACGCCTTTGATCTACAAAGATGGCGGCTACGTACGTGATGGGTGTAACGTGTACGGAGTCTCAAACGGTACATTGACGGATGACATAATGAAATGTCAGAACGGCTGGAAATACATGGCTGAACACGGCGAAACGAGTTCTGTTACAGAT CTCAATCTAGTCTGCGACAGCAGTGTTCTAGCCAGCCTCCTAATGTCTCTGCAGTTCGTAGGGGTAGCCCTCGGCTCTGTCGTCATGGGACAGGCGGGAGACACGTTCGGACGGCGTCTGGTTGCGATGGTTTCAACGGCTTTTATCGCTCTGTTCGGAACCGTCATCAGTTTCACCTGGAACGTTTATCTCATGGCTGTATTGAGGTTCTGTCTCGGTTTTGTTCTACCG GGCTGTTTGATCGGGTGTTACGTGCGCATGATCGAGATGTTCACCACCGAGAAGAGACTGCTGGGCCATGTTTTGGCGCAGAATTTCTGGGCCGTCGGTATCCTCCTGATCGCCATGTTTGCCTTTCTTATCCCGAACTGGAGACATTTGCAGTTGATAATTTCTCTGGGCATTCTTCCATTCGGTCCTCTCCTATG GTATTCGTATGAATCTCTAAGATGGCTCGTCCAAAAAGACCGTCTCCAGGAGGCTGGGGCCATCCTAGAGAGGATCGCTAAATCCAAGAACATTCACTACCCACCGGGATTCCAACTCACCAGAAAGCCACAAAAGAACATCAACCATGACAGTGAGAGCAACTTGAGCGACTCTGGGGAAGAGGTCGAGGCTATGGCTAAATCATTGGACGaaaagagggcgcccttcaAGAAGTACAATGTTCTCGATCTGTTCCGGACTAGAGTTCTCATGAAGAATACACTTATCATCTTCTTGTGTTG GTTTGTGATGGACGCAGTGTATTACGCGCTGTTATTTTACTCCACTTTGTTGGCGGGAAATAAATACCTAAATTTCTTCCTGATGGCGCTCGCAGAAACACCAGTCTACTTTATCGACTTTTTCATCGTGAGGAG GTTTGGCCGCAAGAGACCCttagtgtttttcttcttcgcCAGTGGTGTAGCCTGTTTTCTGGTGGCGTTTCTACCGTTTGAAACAG CAAGTGGAACCAATCTCACAACACTGATTGTCGCCTCTGCAATGGTTGGAAAGTTCTACAGTTCTGCTACATTTGAGCTGACCATACTAGTCGGTGCGGAGGTCTTTCCGACCGTGCTCAG ATATATAGGAACTGGAAGCGCTGCCACCATTGGGAGGGTTGGTGCCATAGTTGCTCCATTTGTTGTGTATTTG AAGGAAGTCGTGTACTTCCTTCCTATGACTATACTCGGTGCGTCTACGCTGGTAGTCTGCGTGTGCGTCACGATGCTACCAGAAACCAAGGGCAAACCGTTGCCGGAAACCTACGAAGACAGCAGCAAAGAACCGCGTGTTTGA
- the LOC139937801 gene encoding uncharacterized protein produces MITVLRTNFKLQAVKNCERPYRRYGSLMRTLPQVPLVGQATGNQHHAVNWPLIPGSSEEANHQPKLPKMLLSKVAMELFSLLVGPRDRPMGTILNPDTSMSKGFIERWELDFDPRWIDVKNQPPDTGIKDRTSLVRHLTCPLPDVGGVTPSSDGDRSSPPSLMKKPPSVSPLGGNQQKGGAHPDILLSSLGDHKEKFSLTKNPSSDGNGSDHLASFFLNTGEEISRSQERMRGEGDEESEKTIEQHQSTSEGNVSESPEAHSHPLDVVQLQVVGEDVGEDSQGDIEEEKIFLRGENVLECQEEMKAANYQQDEAKGGESLFEVEEEQLVSDQAPTLTLDVQDNPNGRAVETPLPLEQDPQELAEEVDNGQSASDQGAEEQLLLQENQETSQRKRLLFEEEDSYEVESACCSSVVKPDGAWRNELVEPVDKKCPELQELLQSSTEKKEKHQEKEAPVQQLSVDPHSPIASNDGALSSTAELDGATGQTAASSDPLEAQTDEEENLEVIEVEQNTFQAAGQTEASSDPMEAQTDGEENLESGEDEQNTFQDVMGRVQAMRETNSELNGDSEPQWMQAMGLEQGAAAGQSQAPPSPRQPINGPKRKQLPLDDEQVFYKRSKRPPSAFHFAGPGQSLLPPPMPAECAFIPVLSESDLERVKTSRGKPIILGSGAYGDVHLMRRKSDGLLVALKRLKDVKNQMKAYKVMLSEIRPMVAMQHHEQFPKFIGIVDQTTFATEFIGDPVTKTSINLVAAVMGPFNLTKLDWTRISLQISRGLQALHAAGWIHCDLHGGNIMVVHDPISNRWSAKIIDLGSAVRIDTPPPLTSYNDKEKWYCRTLCPQIAPEIIEGFPMSIETDIYSMGALLVSSKEAAQKDELAEIYEIGVRCAVDDPNDRPSLPEIINELEALYQNVVEGESPDEQSLSCDSRSPKQA; encoded by the exons ATGATTACTGTACTACGTACCAATTTTAAGCTTCAAGCGGTGAAGAACTG TGAGCGCCCTTATCGTAGATACGGGTCGCTCATGCGGACTCTCCCGCAAGTCCCACTTGTTGGCCAGGCCACCGGCAACCAACACCATGCCGTGAATTGGCCACTTATCCCGGGTAGCAGTGAGGAGGCAAACCATCAGCCTAAGCTCCCGAAGATGCTACTGTCGAAAGTCGCCATGGAACTTTTCAG TTTGTTGGTTGGACCGCGAGATCGGCCTATGGGCACCATACTGAATCCGGACACGTCGATGTCAAAAGGATTCATCGAAAGATGGGAATTGGATTTCGATCCACGTTGGATTGATGTCAAGAATCAACCCCCGGATACTGG TATCAAAGATCGAACCAGTTTGGTTCGCCATCTCACCTGCCCTCTGCCAGACGTTGGTGGCGTGACTCCATCATCAGATGGAGATAGGTCCAGTCCCCCATCCCTGATGAAGAAACCTCCATCAGTCAGCCCACTTGGAGGCAATCAGCAAAAAGGTGGGGCCCATCCCGACATCTTGCTATCAAGTCTTGGTGACCACAAGGAGAAGTTCTCTCTTACGAAGAACCCATCATCGGATGGGAATGGAAGTGACCATCTTGCCTCCTTCTTCCTGAATACTGGAGAGGAAATCTCAAGAAGCCAAGAAAGGATGCGAGGAGAAGGTGATGAAGAGTCTGAGAAGACCATAGAGCAACATCAATCAACCTCAGAAGGGAATGTTTCTGAGAGTCCAGAAGCACATTCACACCCTCTGGACGTGGTCCAACTGCAAGTGGTTGGAGAAGATGTTGGAGAAGACTCACAGGGAGATATTGAGGAAGAGAAGATTTTCTTGAGAGGTGAGAATGTCCTTGAATGTCAAGAAGAGATGAAGGCAGCAAATTACCAGCAGGACGAAGCCAAGGGAGGAGAAAGTCTCTTTGAAGTAGAGGAAGAGCAACTGGTGAGTGATCAAGCTCCAACTTTGACCCTCGATGTCCAAGATAATCCTAATGGCCGTGCTGTTGAGACACCGTTACCCTTGGAGCAGGACCCTCAAGAATTGGCAGAAGAAGTCGATAACGGGCAATCAGCATCAGATCAAGGAGCAGAAGAGCAGCTTCTTCTACAGGAGAATCAGGAAACTTCACAAAGAAAACGTCTCCTTTTTGAAGAAGAGGATTCTTACGAAGTTGAAAGTGCATGTTGCTCGAGTGTGGTCAAGCCAGACGGGGCTTGGAGGAATGAGCTGGTTGAACCCGTAGATAAGAAATGTCCGGAGTTACAAGAACTTCTTCAGAGCTCCACTGAAAAGAAGGAAAAGCATCAGGAGAAAGAGGCACCGGTACAGCAACTTAGCGTGGACCCACACTCTCCAATTGCAAGCAACGATGGAGCTCTGAGTTCGACTGCCGAACTTGATGGAGCTACTGGACAGACGGCAGCCAGTTCTGACCCATTGGAAGCACAAACAGATGAAGAAGAAAATTTG GAAGTGATTGAAGTAGAGCAAAACACATTCCAAGCTGCAGGACAGACGGAAGCCAGTTCTGACCCAATGGAAGCACAAACAGATGGGGAAGAAAATTTG gaATCGGGTGAAGATGAGCAAAACACATTCCAAGATGTGATGGGGAGGGTTCAAGCCATGAGGGAAACTAACAG TGAATTGAATGGTGATTCTGAGCCACAATGGATGCAAGCTATGGGGTTAGAACAGGGAGCTGCAGCTGGCCAATCACAAGCTCCTCCGTCCCCTCGTCAACCAATCAACGGTCCCAAAAG AAAACAGTTACCTCTTGACGACGAGCAGGTCTTTTACAAAAGGTCCAAACGACCACCATCGGCATTTCACTTTGCGGGACCGGGGCAGTCTCTTCTCCCTCCACCTATGCCCGCTGAATGTGCCTTCATTCCCGTACTCTCAGAATCCGACTTGGAGAGAGTGAAAACATCCCGTGGTAAACCCATCATCCTCGGCAGTGGCGCGTACGGTGACGTACACCTCATGCGGAGAAAATCAGACGGTCTCCTCGTGGCGCTTAAACGGCTAAAGGATGTCAAGAATCAGATGAAAGCTTACAAGGTAATGCTGTCTGAGATCCGACCTATGGTAGCCATGCAGCACCACGAGCAATTCCCCAAGTTCATCGGCATCGTCGACCAGACTACCTTCGCGACTGAGTTCATTGGAGATCCTGTGACCAAGACTTCTATCAATCTGGTTGCCGCCGTAATGGGTCCGTTCAACTTGACTAAGTTAGACTGGACCCGGATCAGTCTGCAGATTTCCCGTGGGTTACAAGCGTTACACgcagcagggtggatacattGTGATCTACACGGTGGGAACATCATGGTTGTCCACGATCCAATCTCCAACAGATGGTCAGCTAAGATCATTGACCTCGGAAGTGCCGTCCGAATCGACACCCCACCTCCGTTGACAAGCTACAACGACAAGGAGAAATGGTACTGTCGAACACTCTGTCCTCAGATCGCACCCGAGATCATCGAAGGCTTCCCCATGTCGATCGAAACAGACATCTACAGCATGGGGGCGTTGTTGGTCAGTTCCAAGGAAGCTGCTCAAAAAGACGAACTCGCTGAAATCTACGAGATTGGTGTCAGATGTGCTGTTGACGATCCGAACGATCGACCATCTCTGCCTGAAATCATTAACGAGCTTGAAGCTTTATACCAGAATGTTGTTGAGGGCGAGTCTCCTGATGAGCAGTCACTGAGTTGTGACTCAAGAAGTCCGAAGCAGGCTTGA
- the LOC139937679 gene encoding putative malate dehydrogenase 1B, producing the protein MTKLVIAGHADCPYYARAELLADDLKINLPSFSVHKIVKHPKEWEPWLQQLCKKNGWGHRKSPIVWRELIDRGGKGVLIGGSNEFQEYASGYYGITSKQMSTDMTKIAGENIETKLLVDAEEEHERSLSKPLHVCITNAASPVAYHMVREIAQGDVLGKGTEVSIKLLTEPDCIKTVEGMKMEMEDLACPLLRNIVLTTDVKHAFKDASAIIFLDEIAQSEDMEKAEWLRQNAEVYTEYAKVLNSTALPDVKVIVAGTGPLNFNAFILGHFTPSILRQNVVALARLEENHAKSAIARRIKVKTAGVLNLVIWGNIGGTTHTDLKKAKVRGCDGAIWGPPFYSRPVGEMVHDDKWLQTEYLEGLKTYKETIEGALQHRAAFSEAHSIISLLTDWWNGSKGDNLYSLGVLSEGWYDLPEGIVFSLPVKFQKGNWEVAQDINISEDVHKTLKSIAEELIKEKEVIFPPPRVSPPPGVEEVGDESEKKVFGTDETGEAGKENGEMNEQSGEGVTKEDGPLSKIPEESEVDSKEGEKTTDTEKSGEEA; encoded by the exons ATGACGAAGTTGGTGATAGCAG GTCATGCTGATTGCCCCTACTATGCTCGGGCTGAACTTCTTGCGGACGATCTGAAGATCAATCTGCCCAGTTTTAGTGTCCACAAAATTGTCAAACATCCAAAAGAATGGGAG CCGTGGCTTCAGCAGCTGTGTAAGAAAAATGGCTGGGGCCATCGCAAGTCTCCCATCGTATGGCGAGAGCTCATCGACCGAGGTGGCAAAGGCGTTCTCATCGGAGGCTCCAATGAATTCCAGGAGTACGCCAGCGGCTACTACGGGATCACATCCAAGCAGATGAGTACCGATATGACCAAGATCGCCGGGGAAAATATCGAGACTAAACTTCTAGTCGACGCCGAGGAAGAACATGAGAGAAGTCTGAGTAAGCCCTTGCATGTTTGCATCACCAACGCTGCAAGCCCTGTTGCGTACCACATGGTGCGTGAGATAGCTCAGGGTGACGTGCTCGGCAAGGGCACCGAAGTTTCCATAAAGCTACTGACAGAACCCGACTGTATCAAAACAGTCGAGGGTATGAAAATGGAAATGGAGGACTTGGCTTGCCCTCTCCTTCGGAACATCGTACTGACCACGGATGTGAAACATGCCTTCAAGGATGCGAGTGCCATCATCTTTTTGGATGAGATTGCGCAATCAGAGGATATGGAGAAGGCGGAGTGGCTGAGGCAAAATGCTGAGGTGTACACGGAGTACGCTAAAGTATTGAACAGTACGGCACTACCAGACGTCAAGGTGATTGTGGCCGGCACAGGTCCGCTGAACTTCAACGCTTTCATACTCGGACATTTCACGCCTTCCATTCTGAGACAGAATGTTGTAGCCCTCGCACGCCTTGAAGAGAATCATGCTAAGTCGGCCATTGCCAGACGCATCAAGGTCAAAACGGCTGGCGTCCTGAACCTCGTGATCTGGGGCAACATTGGCGGAACAACGCACACCGATCTGAAGAAAGCAAAAGTGCGGGGTTGCGACGGCGCCATTTGGGGTCCGCCGTTTTACTCCAGGCCAGTTGGTGAAATGGTCCATGATGACAAGTGGCTGCAAACGGAATACCTCGAGGGATTGAAGACCTATAAGGAAACTATAGAGGGAGCCCTTCAACACCGCGCAGCATTCTCTGAGGCTCACTCTATCATTAGTCTTCTGACAGACTGGTGGAATGGCTCAAAGGGAGACAACTTGTATTCTCTTGGTGTCCTGTCTGAAG GTTGGTACGATCTTCCAGAAGGCATTGTGTTCTCCCTGCCCGTCAAGTTCCAGAAAGGAAACTGGGAGGTCGCTCAAGACATCAACATCAGCGAAGACGTCCACAAGACGCTCAAGTCGATTGCCGAGGAGCTCATTAAGGAGAAGGAAGTCATCTTCCCTCCTCCACGGGTCTCCCCGCCTCCTGGGGTAGAAGAGGTTGGTGATGAGAGCGAGAAGAAAGTGTTTGGAACGGACGAGACGGGAGAAGCGGGAAAGGAGAATGGAGAGATGAATGAGCAGAGTGGGGAGGGTGTGACAAAGGAGGATGGACCATTGTCTAAGATTCCTGAGGAGTCGGAGGTGGACAGTAAGGAAGGGGAGAAAACGACAGATACAGAGAAATCGGGAGAAGAAGCCTAA